Proteins encoded together in one Camelina sativa cultivar DH55 chromosome 9, Cs, whole genome shotgun sequence window:
- the LOC104714648 gene encoding dehydration-responsive element-binding protein 1E-like, which yields MERDGINVAEMKPKKRAGRRIFKETRHPIYRGVRRRDGDKWVCEVREPINQRRVWLGTYPVAEMAARAHDVAVLALRGKSACLNFSDSAWRLPVPESTDPDTIRRTAAEAAEMFRPPEFSTGITVLPSSGEFETSEGEGVAGMMMRLAEEPLMSPPRSYIDTNTSVYAEDEMCYEELSLWSY from the coding sequence ATGGAAAGAGACGGTATCAACGTGGCGGAGATGAAGCCGAAGAAGCGTGCAGGACGACGTATCTTCAAAGAGACACGTCACCCAATCTACAGAGGCGTCCGACGTAGGGACGGCGACAAATGGGTCTGCGAAGTCCGTGAACCGATCAACCAGCGCAGAGTCTGGCTAGGAACTTATCCCGTAGCGGAGATGGCCGCGCGTGCTCACGACGTGGCGGTTCTCGCCTTACGCGGGAAATCCGCGTGTTTGAATTTCTCCGACTCTGCTTGGCGGTTGCCGGTGCCGGAATCAACCGATccggacacgatcaggcgcacGGCGGCTGAGGCGGCGGAGATGTTTAGGCCGCCGGAGTTTAGTACCGGAATCACTGTTTTGCCCTCGTCAGGTGAGTTTGAAACGTCGGAAGGAGAAGGAGTCGCTGGGATGATGATGAGGCTCGCGGAGGAGCCGTTGATGTCGCCGCCGAGATCGTACATTGATACGAATACGAGTGTGTACGCTGAAGATGAAATGTGTTACGAAGAATTGTCACTTTGGAGTTactaa
- the LOC104714649 gene encoding ethylene-responsive transcription factor ERF026-like, with product MADPNNQITEPKAISQASSSSSVTILPVRTCGDSVSDSATCENPCPLDSITSAATSTTTTVSFAAPSSTTSGHGINTLMSTDADISRRKKHPLYRGIRCRSGKWVSEIREPKKTTRVWLGTYPTPEMAAAAYDVAALALKGRDTVLNFPDSVGSYPIPLSSSAAHIRCAAAAAAAARGAGTGAAAVKGGEKKEEEACDGAGSSNTQHFVDEEELLNMPGLLADMAKGMMVAPPWMGSPPSDDSPENSDGESLWSYY from the coding sequence atggctgaCCCAAATAATCAAATCACTGAACCTAAAGCTATAAgccaagcttcttcttcatcgtcagTTACTATTTTGCCAGTTCGCACGTGTGGTGACAGTGTCTCTGACTCTGCCACGTGTGAAAACCCTTGTCCACTTGATAGTATAACTTCTGCTGCTACTTCAACTACTACTACTGTTTCTTTTGCggctccttcttctactacaaGTGGTCATGGTATCAACACTTTGATGTCCACTGACGCCGACATCTCTCGCCGGAAAAAGCATCCTCTTTACCGGGGTATCCGTTGCCGGAGCGGTAAATGGGTCTCCGAGATCCGAGAGCCTAAGAAGACGACACGTGTCTGGCTCGGGACTTATCCGACGCCGGAGATGGCTGCCGCAGCCTATGACGTGGCGGCGTTAGCTCTTAAAGGCCGAGACACCGTCTTGAACTTCCCGGATTCCGTGGGATCTTACCCCATTCCCCTTTCTTCTTCCGCAGCTCATATCAGATGCGCTGCGGCCGCGGCTGCTGCTGCTAGGGGTGCCGGTACGGGTGCAGCGGCCGTGAAGGGAGGtgaaaagaaggaagaggaagctTGTGATGGGGCGGGATCTTCAAATACGCAGCACTTTGTGGACGAAGAAGAGCTATTGAACATGCCTGGTTTGCTAGCGGATATGGCCAAGGGTATGATGGTGGCTCCACCGTGGATGGGATCTCCTCCGTCAGATGATTCGCCAGAGAATTCTGATGGAGAGAGCTTGTGGAGCTACTATTGA
- the LOC104714650 gene encoding lysophospholipid acyltransferase 2-like, with translation MGSLDMDSMAASIGVSVAVLRFLLCFVATIPVSFLWRFVPSRLGKHIYAAASGAFLSYLSFGFSSNLHFLVPMTIGYASMAIYRPLSGFITFFLGFAYLIGCHVFYMSGDAWKEGGIDSTGALMVLTLKVISCSINYNDGVLKEEGLREAQKKNRLIGMPSLIEYFGYCLCCGSHFAGPVFEMKDYLEWTEQKGIWGVSEKGKRPSPYGAMIRAIFQAAICMALYLYLVPQFPLTRFTEPVYQEWGFWKRLGYQYMAGFTARWKYYFIWSISEASIIISGLGFSGWADETLTKAKWDRAKNVDILGVELAKSAVQIPLYWNIQVSTWLRHYVYERIVKPGKKAGFFQLLATQTVSAVWHGLYPGYIIFFVQSALMIDGSKAIYRWQQAIPPKMATLRNVLVLINFLYTVVVLNYSSVGFMVLSLHETIIAFKSVYYIGTVIPIAVLLLSYLVPVKPVRPKTRKEE, from the exons ATGGGATCGTTAGACATGGATTCCATGGCGGCCTCGATCGGCGTCTCCGTCGCAGTCCTCCGtttcctcctctgtttcgtcGCGACGATCCCAGTCTCGTTCTTATGGCGATTCGTCCCGAGTCGACTCGGTAAACACATCTACGCAGCTGCGTCTGGTGCTTTCCTCTCTTATCTCTCCTTTGGCTTCTCTTCgaatcttcacttccttgtCCCAATGACGATTGGTTACGCTTCAATGGCGATTTATCGACCCTTGTCTGGATTCATCACTTTCTTCCTTGGTTTCGCTTATCTCATTGGCTg TCATGTGTTTTATATGAGTGGTGATGCTTGGAAAGAAGGTGGAATTGACTCTACTG GAGCTTTGATGGTGTTAACGTTGAAAGTGATTTCGTGTTCGATAAATTACAACGATGGAGTGTTGAAAGAAGAAGGTCTACGTGAGGCTCAGAAGAAGAACCGTTTGATTGGGATGCCTTCTTTAATTGAGTACTTTGGTTATTGCCTTTGTTGTGGAAGCCATTTTGCTGGCCCTGTTTTCGAAATGAAAGATTATCTTGAATGGACTGAACAGAAAGGA ATTTGGGGTGTTTCTGAAAAAGGAAAGCGACCATCACCTTATGGAGCAATGATTCGAGCTATATTTCAAGCTGCCATTTGTATGGCTTTATATCTCTACTTAGTACCTCAGTTTCCGTTAACCCGGTTTACTGAACCAGTGTACCAAGAATGGGGATTCTGGAAGAGACTTGGTTATCAATACATGGCGGGTTTTACTGCTCGTTGGAAGTATTACTTCATATGGTCTATTTCAGAGGCTTCCATTATTATCTCCGGTTTGGGTTTCAGTGGTTGGGCTGATGAAACTCTAACAAAGGCGAAATGGGATCGTGCCAAGAATGTTGATATTTTGGGGGTTGAGCTTGCCAAGAGTGCGGTTCAGATTCCACTTTACTGGAACATACAAGTCAGCACGTGGCTCCGTCACT ATGTATATGAGAGAATTGTGAAACCAGGGAAGAAAGCAGGTTTCTTCCAGTTGCTAGCTACGCAAACCGTCAGTGCTGTCTGGCAT GGACTGTATCCTGGATACATTATATTCTTTGTGCAATCTGCATTAATGATCGACGGTTCGAAAG CTATTTACCGATGGCAACAAGCAATCCCTCCGAAAATGGCAACGCTGAGAAACGTTTTGGTTCTCATCAATTTCCTCTACACAGTAGTGGTTCTCAATTACTCATCAGTCGGATTCAtg GTTTTAAGCTTACACGAAACAATCATTGCCTTCAAGAGTGTATATTACATTGGAACAGTTATACCTATCGCTGTGCTTCTTCTCAGCTATTTAGTTCCTGTGAAGCCTGTAAGACCAAAGAcgagaaaagaagaataa
- the LOC104714651 gene encoding chitin-binding lectin 1-like, which translates to MMNTKSVAMLMMVLMVLMGMENVLVHARHHHHRRSPSPSPDSDSPPPSPNSDSPSPSSDSDSPPPSPDSDSPSPSPSPDLGGKEIYCVLGCSIHKCFLLGIINSNDWSKYGSCMKKCSEKCNMNNKSDDIYV; encoded by the exons atgatgaatACGAAGAGTGTAGCCATGTTGATGATGGTGTTGATGGTACTAATGGGAATGGAGAACGTTTTGGTTCACgctcgtcatcatcatcatcgtcgttctccttctccttcaccagattctgactctcctcctccttcaccaAATTCTGACTCCCCTTCTCCTTCATCAGATTCTgactctcctcctccttcaccagattctgactctccttctccttctccttcacccGATTTAGGcggaaaagaaatatattgtgTACTTGGTTGTTCTATTCATAAATGCTTTCTCCTAGGCATAATAAACTCAA ACGATTGGAGCAAGTACGGCTCATGCATGAAAAAATGTTCGGAGAAATGCAATATGAACAACAAAAGCGATGATATATATGTCTAA
- the LOC104714652 gene encoding uncharacterized protein LOC104714652 — translation MMNTKSVAMLMMVLMVLMGMENVLVHARRHHHHRHPSPSPSPSPDSDSLSPSPLPDSDSSPLSPDSDSLSPSPDSDSPSPFPSPVSAGKEIYCVLGSIHQCLLLGIKSNDWDKFGSCIKECSEKCKRNNTSDDIYV, via the exons atgatgaatACGAAGAGTGTAGCCATGTTGATGATGGTGTTGATGGTACTAATGGGAATGGAGAACGTTTTGGTTCACgctcgtcgtcatcatcatcatcgtcatccttctccttctccatctccttcacCAGATTCTGACTccctttctccttctcctttacCAGATTCTGACTCTTCTCCTCTTTCACCAGATTCTgactctctttctccttcaccCGATTCTgactctccttctccttttccTTCACCCGTTTCAGCaggaaaagaaatatattgcgTACTTGGTTCTATTCATCAATGCCTTCTGCTAGGCATAAAGTCAA ACGATTGGGACAAGTTTGGCTCATGCATTAAAGAATGTTCGGagaaatgcaaaaggaataacaCAAGCGATGATATATATGTCTAA
- the LOC104714655 gene encoding uncharacterized protein LOC104714655: protein MMNTKSVAMLMMVMMVLMGMENILVHANHHHHSPSPSPDSDVYSVSHAASPKRSTEEAICILDCMIYQCHRGKNAKPGDPKWLSACVSGCVNSETCKRKNRSNDVHA, encoded by the exons atgatgaacacAAAGAGTGTAGCCATGttaatgatggtgatgatggtacTAATGGGAATGGAGAATATTCTGGTTCACGCAAATCATCACCATcactctccttctccttcaccagATTCTGATGTTTATTCAGTATCTCATGCAGCTTCACCAAAGCGAAGCACAGAAGAAGCAATTTGTATTCTTGATTGTATGATTTATCAGTGCCACCGTGGCAAAAACGCAA AGCCAGGGGATCCGAAATGGTTAAGCGCATGCGTGAGCGGTTGTGTGAACAGTGAGACATGCAAAAGGAAGAACAGAAGCAATGATGTGCATGCCTAA
- the LOC104714656 gene encoding uncharacterized protein LOC104714656, with protein sequence MAFRITSQLRPVGNQIGGSRRFATTVADGAKQTYNKFSVTGDFAPVAIIGGFVGLTVLMAGHSLKQQLVHAPAISTRKNRRAAVAEVDDPENCVSSADKFINKSWLRKVGQIQDKSKAILSDPTRPNPYTTPRNAETLNSVGVAPKGI encoded by the exons ATGGCTTTCAGAATTAcc agcCAATTGCGACCGGTCGGAAACCAAATTGGTGGCTCTCGTCGTTTCGCAACCACAGTCGCCGATGGCgccaaacaaacatataacaA GTTCTCTGTAACGGGAGATTTTGCACCAGTGGCTATAATAGgaggttttgttggtttaaCGGTGCTAATGGCCGGACATAGCCTGAAGCAGCAGCTTGTGCATGCTCCGGCAATCAGTACAAGAAAGAACAGAAGAGCGGCTGTAGCTGAGGTCGATGATCCAGAGAATTGTGTTTCCTCCGCTGACAAATTCATCAACAAGTCTTGGCTACGTAAAGTAGGTCAGATTCAAGATAAGTCTAAAGCAATCTTATCTGATCCCACCCGACCCAACCCATACACCAC GCCTCGAAATGCAGAGACCTTGAACTCCGTTGGTGTGGCTCCAAAGGGAATCTGA